A portion of the Bacillota bacterium genome contains these proteins:
- a CDS encoding ribbon-helix-helix protein, CopG family, whose protein sequence is MVRTQVQLTEKQARALKQLAAAQGVSVAELIRRGVEILIATSGNADPEERIDRAIALAGRFRSGLRDLSTSHDKYLAEAYRK, encoded by the coding sequence ATGGTTCGCACTCAGGTGCAGCTTACCGAAAAACAGGCCCGGGCGTTGAAACAGCTTGCCGCAGCGCAGGGCGTCTCTGTTGCAGAGCTTATCCGAAGAGGGGTTGAAATCCTGATAGCCACCTCGGGGAACGCCGATCCGGAGGAACGGATAGACCGGGCAATTGCTCTGGCTGGGCGCTTTAGGTCCGGGTTAAGGGACTTATCCACCAGCCATGACAAATACCTGGCGGAGGCTTATCGCAAATGA
- a CDS encoding PIN domain-containing protein, whose amino-acid sequence MSVYVDTSAFLAVLDADDGNHEKAKNTWRELLVGRTPLICSSYVLVETWALVQNRLGMEAIKGFHEDILPLLKIEWVDQRIHQLGAVALIAANRRNLSLVDCVSFEIMRHTGIRTAFAFDEHFEDQGFVSLR is encoded by the coding sequence ATGAGCGTCTATGTAGATACCTCGGCTTTTCTTGCTGTCCTTGATGCTGATGACGGAAACCACGAAAAAGCAAAGAATACATGGAGGGAACTCTTGGTCGGCAGGACTCCTCTAATTTGCAGCAGCTACGTTCTGGTGGAAACTTGGGCGCTCGTTCAGAATAGACTCGGCATGGAGGCGATTAAGGGTTTCCACGAGGATATTCTACCTCTCTTGAAAATCGAATGGGTGGATCAGAGGATTCATCAATTGGGCGCCGTCGCGTTGATAGCCGCCAATCGCAGAAACCTGAGCCTTGTAGACTGTGTCAGTTTTGAAATCATGCGCCATACAGGTATCAGGACGGCTTTTGCATTCGATGAGCATTTTGAGGATCAGGGATTCGTGTCTCTCCGGTAG